GAGGATGCATAAGCAGCCCTCTGGAGAGGCCCATGCATGAGGAATTGAGACCTCCTGTCAACAGCGATGTGAAGAGGATCTTCCAGACCCAGTCAAACCTTCAGATGATTGCAGCCCTGGCAGAAatcttgactgcaacctcatgaaaGAGCCTGAGTCAGAAGCAGCCAGCTAAGCTGATCTCAAAttcttgacccacagaaactgaaataataaatatttattatttgaagcCAGTAAGTCTGGGGGTTAGATTGTTATGCAGCAAGATAACTGATACACTGGTTTGAATAGTGTTTCTATCACTTGTGACCAAAAGGATTCTAATCCACTGCCATCCtccttttataaaatgaggaaatcAAGGTTCAGAAACGTGAAATGACGTGTCCATGGTCACCAAGCTAGTGAATGacagctaggatttgaacccaggtctatcTGGCTTCAAAGCCCCAAAATGTGTCTCAAGCATCCCAGCTTATGGCCTCTAGAGCAGCTTTGAAGAGATTATGCAGAAACCGAGGAGGACAGAGGCAAGAGTTAAATACAAGCAAGCCTCTAACTCTCTCATGAGGTAGGCCTCTCCCTACCCCTAAGGGACCCCATCCTGTCCCATGATGGCATGGCGGCCTCTGACCACAGCTCAGCCCACAGCTTTTACATTCCCAAGTGGTTTCACATCTACTGTTTCATTACAGCCTCCCAAACACCCTTAAGAAGTAGGATGGGTGCGGTTTATCCTTGTATCTTCAGATGAAGCAAAGAGCCTGCAGAAGGTGATGTGCTCAGCTGAGAGGCAGGCAACAGTAGGACCAGGGCCCAGCCTAGAACTGAGTCCACGTCAGTTCCAGAGGTAGAACGATGGCCTCCAACCCCCACAGTACACATTGAAATCAACCTTCTGCTTGGCCTGGACTAGCCCAGAACTTTTCCTACTCCCAGCACCCTGAACCAGAAGATGTGTGTCACGTCCTAAGGTCAACACCTTGGACAGACAGAGCTAGGTTCTATGCCTGGCCTGATACTTAACATCTGTGAGAGCAAGTCGGTCTCTACACCTGACTTTCCCCATTCGCAGGATGGATGGATCACTCATCTCTCAAGGCTGTTACAAAGATCAGTGCTACTCAGAGTCATTCGTGCAGTAGGTGACTTAATAAATGGTGGCTGCCTTCTCTGTCATTGTTGACCAAGGTACCTAGTCCCTTGCCTGCATACAGCATGTGAGGCATGATGCCAAGAGTGTCCTGTCCCCAAGCCACATGTTAGCAATGATGAAGAAAAGTGGTAAGGACAGGGTCAGGTGCTGAGGCGGGAGCTTTGCCTCTTTCACTTCCAACCCTGCCCTCATTTCAAAGGCCTGACCAATTTCTCACCAAACTCACAGCCACATTTCTCCCAACTGGGATTAGATAGGGATCAAGTGAGAATCTTTCAACCCCACAACCAGCTGCACAGAACAAGGTACGCCTTGAGGTCCTTATGGGTAAAATGTTTGGTCCAGCAAGACATTGCTCCAGGGAGATTAGTTGTTGGCTGGCCCTCGAGACAGAtgccccaggcctcttcctgcGTCCTCCTCAATTGGTAGAACCAGCCTTTCAAAAGATGAAGGGATGGTATGTAGACCCCATCACAGCTTCTCCAGCAGCAAAAGGCTGGAAGAGCAAGAGCTACTCTTACCATTTAGCTCATAAGGAGACTGAGGATTGGACAGGGTAAGGGACAAAGCAAAGTTCACCTGTAAAACTGCCAAGAAGAGCCAGGACTAAAACATCTGTCCTGACCCCAGGGAAGGGTGGACTGCATGGGGTGTTAGGGTGAGCACTGGATTTCATGTCAGAGGACTTCATCTTCATGATTATGCAGACCATACAACCATAGTGAGATGCCATGCTTAGggatgtatcatttttttttttgagacagggtctcactctgtcgccaggctggagtgcagtggcacaatctcgtctcactgcgacctccacctcctgggttcaagcgattctcctgcctcagcctcccaagtacctgggactacaggcatgtgccaccatgcccagctcatttttttgtatttttagtagagatggggtttcaccatgttggccaggctggtctccaacttctgacctcaaatgatctgcccacctcggcctccgaaagtgctgggattacaggtgtgagccaccgcgcccggccagggatGTATCATCTTATTACAAGGCCACAACGTGCAGCCTGCAGACTGCACTCAGCTTATACACATGTCCAAGTTAACCCacccagttattttttaaattataatgaggccaggtgcagtggccgaggcgggtggatcacttgaaatcaggagttcgagaccagtctggccaatatggcaaaaccccgtctctactaaaaatacaaaaaaattagccaagtgtggtggcatctgcctgtaatcctagctactgaagaggctgaggtgggaggattgcttgaacccggcaggtggaggttgcagtaagccaagatcacgtcactgcactctagcctgggcaacagagtgagactctatctcaaaaaaatcaaaatcaaaataaaattttaatgagttGCCtgtatttgaaaatcattttgtATAGAGATCTTGGTATCTCTGGCTCTCCTGAAAGGTTAGAAGCCCTGGTCAGACGGACCTGGGTTCCTAGGTGGCAACCAGCCCTTTACCCCTTCAGCTCTTCCAGTCGTTGTTCAGCCGGCATCACTCATTTACCTGCCTAGCCCCTGTGGGTGTGTGGGTTCATGATCTCAGGAAATCCTCACAATCCTGAAGGGGGTTGCTATtaccttcatttcacagatgagaaaatgaagacacagagaaagaatttGCCTGGATTACACAGCCTGTAAGTGGTGGGGCTGAGATTCAAACTGGGGTGTGTCCCACTCCAAGGCCCAGGCTCTCCTCACCACCTGGTCCTGCCGCTCTGCTGTGCTCCAGGGAGCCACTCCCCACtgtgggtctcagtttcttcttctgtcaaTGGGGAGAATGACTTCTGCACTGTAGAGGACCCCATGAGGGCCTCTAAGAGGGCAGACAGGCAAGCACTTTATAAACTCTGGCAAGCCCTGTGTGGGGATCCCAGGATTAGACACGTGACCCTTGGCTTGAGGTAGAAGAATAAACCCACCTTCTTGGGCAGGAAATGAACCCCGACGGGGTACTTGTCTGGATGGGTCCACAGCTCGATCTGTGCCATCACCTGGTTGGTGAAGGAGTTACTCATCACGAAGCTGGGGTGGCCCATGGCACAACCCAGGTTGACCAGCCGACCCTCGGCCAGCAGGATGATGCGGCGCCCATTCTTCAACCGATACCGGTCCACCTACATGCAGGCAGGGCAACAGTGAGGGCAGGCAGGGCCCCGCTCCCACAGCCCACCCTCTGATCTGGCAGGCCTCTCTGCCTCCAACAGTGCCCATGAGGCGTCCGAACTGCTCCAAAACAACCTCCAGCACATGGCTTAGCACAAAAATAACagccaatatttattaagaaacGTTGAGCTGgccggggcacggtggctcacgcctgtaatcccagcactttggaaggccaaggcaggcagatcatgaggtcaggagatcgagattatcttggccaacacagcgaaagcccgtctctactaaaaaaaaatacaaaaaattagccaggtgtggtagcaggcgcctgtggtcccagccactcgggaggctgaggcaggagaatggcgtgaacctgggaggtggagtttgcagtgagccgagatcgcaccactgcactgcagcctgggcgacagagcgagactctgtctcaaaaaaaaaacaaaaaaaaaaacaacaacaacaacaaagaaatgcTGAGCTGCAGACTGCACAGTTCTGCTGTGAGAACTTCATGTGCTCACACTTGCTTGGCGCATATGAGGCACTCAGTAAGCAGCAGCTAATGTTATCGTTATGATCACTGTCATGTGCCCTGTACTAAGTCCTTTACAGGTAACTACCACATTTCATCCCAGAAACAACCCTGTGATTTCAGTACTGCTGTCATCCCCATTTCAGATTCAGAAACTGAAGTTCACAAGGGTTAGGTCACTTGTCCAGAGCCACACACTAAGAGGAAGCTGCAATTTGAGTCTGGACGGTCTGAGGACAGATCCCATGTTCTCAATAACCATGAAATAGTTTTGAATGCAGCTTAGTAAAAGCTGAATGCCGTGGCACTCACATTGGAATCACCTcagaagctttaaaaaatgaggatacccaggccagacacggtggctcatgcctgtaatcccagcactttgggaggccaaggcggggggaatcacctggggtcgggagttcaggaccagcctgaacaacatggagaaaccctgtctctactaaaaacacaaaattagccgggcatggtggcacatgcctgtaatcccagctactcaggaaggctgagccaggcgaattgcttgaacctgggaagcggaggttgtggtgagccaagatcgcgccattgcactccagcctgggcaacgagcgaaactccgtctcaaaaaaaaaaaaaaaaaaaagataccttgGCCTCATTCCCAGAGACTCCTATTCCTATGGCCCATAGTGTGGCTCCCAGGTGACCGCCAAGGTTGAGAACTCCTGGTTTAGTGAGTGAACGTGACATGGAAATCCCCAGCCTCAGTGCCCCAGTCCTCCGTCTGCCCCAGCTGTCTGAACACACAAACTTgctttctccccactcccagctctTCCCTTGCCATCCCTCCACCCTCAGGCAGCCTCCCAAACATTTCCCCAAAAGCCCaggtttccaagctgctccagAGGCCTAGTACCGATCCAAGGAAAGGTCTCTGATGCCCATCAGGCATTGATTGATGCTTCAATCAATAAGCACTCACTGATACCCATCTAAGCCCCTTGCAGGGACACATCAACCTGGACTCTACCCTCCTGGTACAACAGTGGGGTCAGAGACCAAAGCCAGTGATGGATGCTACACTAGGGGTCTGTACTGAGTGTGGGCATTGCCTCTGCCAGAGGAGCTGGCCAGGAAGGgggtctctttttttattttattaatttttttttttctttttttttttctgagacggagtctcactctgtcatccaggctggagtacagtggtatgatctcagctcactgcaacctccacctcctgggttcaagcgattctcctgcctcagcctccagagtagctgggactatacgcatgagccaccatgcccagctaattttttgtatttttagtagagacagggtttgaccatgttggccaggctggtctcaaactcctgacctcaagtgatccgcctgcctcggcctcccaaagtgctggaattacaggtgtgtgccaccgcgcctggccgaaggGGGTCTCTTGAGCTGGGCTGAGAAGATGAACAAGGAGAAGGGCGTGTGTTCTGTTCCAAACAAATGGAGCTGTCTGGACAGATGAGCAGAAGTAGGAGCTGCAGTGGGTATTCAGGGAGTGGTCAATTATGGCCTGAGTACAGAGGCCCTTGAGAGGACGGACAAGAGATAATGTTGGGCAGAAGGTTGGCAAGACTGTCAAGGATGTTGAGGGTGGGCACAGAGTCCAGCTTTGGAGGGCAGCTTGGCAGAAAGGTGCCCATCACCCCAATGTAGCAGGTTTCACCTGTGATGCCTTTGCAAAAGGAGGTCTAGACAGATGGCTGTCAGGGGTGTGGCTGCCACAGAAGCACGCCCTGGCCACCCCCACACTGTGATGAGTGCCAGGCCTTCTAGGCAGAGATGGAGGTGCCCTCTGCCTAGCCGGGAACTGACACCCTAGACTAGCGCAGGACCTAGCCAAGGAGAACTCCCACGCAGGAGCAGAGCACCCAAGAGCAGCAGTGTAGGGGATGTGGGTTCATAGAGCTGCCTGTCTGCCTCTCTGGGACTTGGGCTTCTGATGTGGCTGTGACTGGGTGGGTGTCAGGTCTTTGGCCAACTCTGTGTCTGTATCTTCTTTATCATATCTCAAACACGGCACAGCACCAACTCAAAGAACCTCACATAAGTGGGCTTTTCtccctttaaaaaatgtgatggacctggtgtggcagctcacgcctataatcccagcactttgggagataacttaagctcaggagtttgagaccagcctggggaacacagcaaggcctcgtctctacaaaaaataaaaagttagccaggtgtagtagtgcacatctgtagtcccaggtacctgggaggctgaggcaggaggatcagctccttcagcccaggaggtcaaggctgcagtgtgccatgatcatgccactgccctctagcttgggtaacagagtgagcccatctcaaaaaaagaaaaaaaaaaaatgatgaacatctctatatacatatttaattatcCTAAGGACCAATTACAGGAGAGATTGCCCAGTCAAAGAGGTTGCTTAACTTTAAAGCTCTTGATATCCAAAGCCAAAATGTCTTCCAGAAACAtactacttttataatcagagaaaaaaataaactcataatAATTGCAACTCAAGTAAAACTTCACACCCCCTATAAGAACTCACCTTCCAGTTTCAGTGCCCCAATGCCCAACGCAAACCTGTTCTTTCCCAGCTCAGTGCATGGGCCTGCTCCTCACACAGCGATTCAAGCTGtgtccctttttgttttttgtttttagttttgtttttgagatggagtctcgctctgttgcccaggctggagtgcaatggcgcaatctcggctcactgcaacctctgcctaccacgtttaagcgattctcatgcctcagcctcccgagtagctgggattacaggcacccaccacctggcccggctaatttttttgtttgtttgtttttgagacagagtctcgcactgtcacccaggctggagtgcaatggaacaatctcggctcactacaacctccatctcccgggttcatgtgattctcctgcctcagcctcccaagtagctgggattgcaggtgcacatcaccacacccagctaacttcttgtatttttagtagagacggggtttcactatgttggccagactggtctcaaactcctgacctcgtgatctgcccacctaggcctcccaaagtgctgggattacaggcatgagccactgtacctggcctttttttttttttttttttgagatggagtctcgctcttattaaccaggcaggagtgcaagggtgcaatctcggctcactgcaacctccgcctcccagcttcaagcaattctttcctgcctcagcctcccaaatagctgggattacaggtgcccgccaccatacccggctaatttttctatttttagtagagatggggtttcatcatattggtcaggctggtctcgaacccctgacctcatgtgatccgcccgcctcgacctcccaaagtgctgggattacaggcgtgagctactgcacccggcccagctaatttttttgtatttttagtagagacggggtttcagccatgttggccaggctagtctcgaactcctggcctcaggtgatccgcccatctcggccttccaaagtgctgggattacaggtgtgagccaccatgcccggccaaagctGTGTCCTTTGTTACTCTGCCTTCATTCTGACCCCACATGCCGTCCATCCATCCCCAGCACTCCCTAAGCCGAGGCGGCCATCATCCCCTGCAGGGATTCTACGAGCCTCCTCTAAAAGCCTCTCTCCCCACCACCCGCCATTGTTGCTTTTATTCTGCACACAGTAGCtagagtgatctttctaaaactACAGCCTCACCACATACAGCTCACCTGCCTGATACCTTCAGGGATGCCGGCTGCCCGCAGGATAACGTTGCCATGTCTGGCTGGCTCTGATGCTAGGCCCTCTTCTCCCCATCCCCCTGCACAGGTTGCCACCATCTCCTCAGCTCTCCTCCCTGGCAGCCAGCACTCCTCTGCACTCCCATCTGCCCAGCCCACTGGCAAGGCGGGAGCTTCTCACCTGTGGCTTGATGTTCACCTTCTCCACAGCGTTCTCGTTGAGCCACTTGACATCGATCTCCACGTCAAAGTGTCCAATGTTACACACAATGGCATCATCCTTCATCTGCTCAAAGTGCCTGTCAGGCAGCCCAAGACCGTGGGAGACTGTCAGGGACAGAAAGCTGTCCCAACTCTGccctcctccctcactccccGGGACCCCCCATCTGGCACCTACCGGCCAAGGATGATGTCAATACAGCCTGTGGTGGTGACAAAGATGTTGCCCTCCTGACAGGCCTCATCCATGGTGGTCACCTCATAGCCTGTGCAGAGACAGTGGCTGTGGGTCATCTACGGTGGCCTTGCCCCTCCCTCTGGCCCCAGTGGCTGACAACCAACCCTTGCCCTATCCTACCCTCCATGGCAGCCTGCAGTGCATTGATGGGGTCAATCTCAGTGATGATGACGCGGGCTCCGAAACCCCGCAGGGCCTGGGCACAGCCCTTGCCCACATCACCATAGCCTGCTACCACCGCTACCTTGCCGGCAATCATCACATCTGTGGCCCGCTTGATGCCATCTATGAGGGACTCCCGGCAGCCATAGAGGTTGTCAAACTTGCTCTGAAAGGAAAGGGGGTAAGGAGACAATAGGGGCAGGCAAGGCCCTGGGGCCAGGACAACTTGGCCTCAGAGTATTCTGAAGAGCCCAGGCATCATGGGCCCACCAAGCATCCCGGCCTGGGCTGAACCCCTCCAGCACCCAATGCCTCCACAAGCCCTTCACCCCGATTGGCTCAAAGAGGTTCTCTCTAATCTTTCTCTGCCA
This window of the Gorilla gorilla gorilla isolate KB3781 chromosome 21, NHGRI_mGorGor1-v2.1_pri, whole genome shotgun sequence genome carries:
- the AHCY gene encoding adenosylhomocysteinase isoform X2, coding for MPGLMRMRERYSASKPLKGARIAGCLHMTVETAVLIETLVTLGAEVQWSSCNIFSTQDHAAAAIAKAGIPVYAWKGETDEEYLWCIEQTLYFKDGPLNMILDDGGDLTNLIHTKYPQLLPGIRGISEETTTGVHNLYKMMANGILKVPAINVNDSVTKSKFDNLYGCRESLIDGIKRATDVMIAGKVAVVAGYGDVGKGCAQALRGFGARVIITEIDPINALQAAMEGYEVTTMDEACQEGNIFVTTTGCIDIILGRHFEQMKDDAIVCNIGHFDVEIDVKWLNENAVEKVNIKPQVDRYRLKNGRRIILLAEGRLVNLGCAMGHPSFVMSNSFTNQVMAQIELWTHPDKYPVGVHFLPKKLDEAVAEAHLGKLNVKLTKLTEKQAQYLGMSCDGPFKPDHYRY